The sequence AACATGATCTTTGTTCCAAAGACAAATGAAAAATTCTAAAAGATAAAGGATGCACAACTTCACCGCATCCTCATCATTTACCCAGGATCTAGTGGTTACTATCTGTTTCAAATAAGACTTCTCCACTCTTAATTTGTTAGGAAAATAATTGCTCATTATTTTGCTAACATAAGTGGGAGTATAACCAAAATCAGTAACCTGGGTAACACATCTTAGACCAGTAATTAATGCAAACTCACTCAATCCAAAATTTAATGTTTTACCCTTTAACTGTACAGAAAAATATGATGCATTAGATTTGGTCAATTCATACTTCATCAGAAGATGAATGGCTTAGTTTTGCATGCATATGGTGGGAAGAGACAGTAAGTATCTAAATCACGTCTTTTTGAAAAGCTTCAACCCATTTGAGGATAAAAGCTCTTTAATCTGGTTAGGAATGCTAGGATCACACAAAGTGTGGAATCTAAACACCCCATAATCAACATTATGTGGGGCAAAAAAGTGTCCATTCTCCACAAATAATAAATTATTTCACATTAATAAAATGCATAAAAAGGATACattcatttaaattttatctaCAACATAACTGCAAATGATTACATAATATCTACAATTTAAAGCATTTTCTACAAAAAGGCAGCAACAAAAGATAACTACAATTCTGCTTCAAATAGTACAAGTTACCTAACAATATAACtacaaaaaaactacaaaatatctacaactaTAAAGACAGAACATCACAACTACAAATAATCTTCAAAATTAAGACAATTACTCTACACTTGTCTAAAACACGTATAACACAGATTTTACCATCATAAACCAAACTAAAAAATTAGAAACGAAACTAATAAATGCTTACCTTCACCAATGATTAGTTGCGAACAATTTTAGGGTGCTTTTTGaatgtttctttatttttggatttttcgaaCCAGGAGACACCTTTGCTTTCTTTCATGTTCGAAGATTAGGGACCTCTTCTACAAAGTCGTCATCTACCAAaatctcttttcctttttgtttgacTTGTTTGCCTGGTGTAGAAGTTTCTCCAGCATCTACATCATGTTTTTGTTTGATTCTCATCTCAGCTCTGATTTGTCGGGGAGAGGAACTATGAGTAGTCTCTGCAATTGCATGTGGAGATTTTGTCTtgctttttgggtgattttggtgaTAAAACACCCAAATCAAATGAGGGTATATCAGCTATTGCTGATTTTTTAGGACTTTGTTTCGAAGCTTTGTTGTTcttcattgatgaacttcaactgGAGTAAAATGGGGAACCAATTTTGTTGAAGGGTTTCTTCAATTGTCTATGAATTTAGAGGGGAAATTTGGTTTCAGAAGAtggaaaatggtaaaaagatcGTGGGTATGGGTAAAACGTGGGTTGGGCTGAGGGGTTAGGAGAGAGAAACGTGAGATGAGTGGGGATACTGGGATATAcagattcctttaattaaggagtaaaaaaCGTATAATTAATTATACTcttaattaattatggtatagaattagtaatttggtatactaagtgtaattaagtcaaaccttaaacattgagggtaataaggtttcctatgtggcataagaatgtaaaaattccttttctaaactctctttttcctttctttcttttttcaatttttctcttttcctattttaattaattaaaacccctaaaaataattatcttggaAAAATTAAGCTGATTATCTActataatatttacaaaatttaattactcctaaattaaaagGAAATTACAAATTTAAAGttaaaaggctaaaaatgcaaaagtaagccaatttttgtgattttcatttttaataaagtaactaatttactaattaacctaaaaatgtaaaaataaatcctaaatgcaatgcgtgatatttttggtatttttgatttttaatggaaattaaaaatgcacaaaaatgcaaataattaataaaatttctACATAAAATCTATAAAATTTCAAATAATggaaaaaattcattttcttgaatttatgggagtaattcatatagggaaaaaatcgcGTGCTCACAGATGTGACATCAAGCACATATGTGGCTTAAAACCAATGTTTAATATGAGGCCTAAACTTTTAAAATATCGTTGAACATTTGAACTAATGAAATTTTGGGAAAAGAAGGTGAGTAACGAAATCTTGGTTCGGAGAAAGAAGGCGAATAAGAATATCAAAGAGAAAGACAGAAAAAATGTAAgggtttctgaaatataaagAGATTAGGGAAAAGAAAAATTTAGCTTACAAATGaaggaagaaaaataatttttttacgcATTAtctaataaaaaagtaaaaaaagttaaATTATCAAATCAACTTAAATTGAAACGAAAATAATTCTTCTACCCATTTTTAGTAAGTCAAATGGTTACTTTTTTTATATATCTAAAAagtattattttctttatatgaaatttttattttttatattaaacgTATTAAatagtattatttttttaaatacctataaacctattatttcttaaaaaaatatgGCTCCCACGTTTGGGAGCCTAAGGCACAAGTCTTACTTGTGGCAACAGTGGCCATGATTCGTGTAAGGAAAAATTCCAGCAAATTCACGTTGTTTTCTTGCATTTAGCAAATTTACCGAAAAGCTAAACACCTGGATAGACCTTAAACTTGGCACATTTtataaaattatcatttaaatTTAACTAGTGATCAGATAGACGCTTGAACTTGGCAGAAGTATATTTCGTGAACATCTCAAATTAAAGTGTTTATTTGCTCATTGATAAGTGTAAGTGATTATCTTACAAAATGTATCGAGTTTAAAGGGCTATCTAGGTATTTAGTTGTACCAAAATTATATAAACCTTTTGACTAATACATTTTTGTCGATTAATTTTACTAAAGTTTTCAGTCTTTTACTCATatgttttgaagaaaaaaaagtatcTTGTATAGAGCGAGATGCTTGAGAAGTATGACTTGCAAAATATTTAATGGGTTTGTGCAAGTATATTTTGCACTTAAATATATTATTTGTCAATTATTTTTTGTGTAAGACTTACTAAACTAATAAAGCTTAACTTGTGATGATATTAGGGCAGTTCATCCGATATGTTTTtagctcacatatcacaacaaaTGCTTTTATTAGGACGATTCAATTGCTAATTGTAGTGTTCATTGCGAGAGAGAGagcattttaaataaaaaacataattagttttgagaaattttattttgagtgaGATATGAATACCTGAGCGAATGGaataatgaaaaattaaaaaaaaaaatactccccCCTCTCTCTCCATTCACCAAACCATTCCCCTTTCAAGTTTCATCCCTCCCCGTATCTCTCTCTTCCACTTTCTTCTTCCTCCCAATATACCCCCACTGTCAAATCTCCCCAAATTCCTTTCACCATCTATTAATGGAACTGTTTATGTTCAAAAATCAAACACAACAGCCATGTATCTTTGTCCGCCTCTATCAATAAGGAAACAGTCTTTTATTCAACAATTATTACTAAGATTAATGTAGTCTCCCTCAAAATTATCGATCCAAAATGTGAAAAGTTATATTTTTTTGCACGTATATGTTTCTCTCTTGTCTTGTGTATATATACAAAACATTCCACTTTTATATCGACTTTTACTTTGTATACCAATGGCAGATCGAAACTTAAAAATACCGAAAAAGTTTCGAATCATGAGCTTTGTACGGGATTCAAACAGTTTTTGAAGACTGAAATAGATAACAGCAATTTGAAACTGAAAAAGATTATAGCAGATGGGTTGTTTTTCTCTATGGTGatgggaggaagaagaagaaaaagaaagaaagaggagCGAGTAGGGTTTTTTGGGGGGGACTGTGAACGGTAAAGGTAAAGGCGggggagtattttttttttgaattttcattaatTGCGGGTCCCACAGGCAAACAATGAATGCGCTCACTCAAATATTACATGGCATATCtcactcaaaataaaatttcttcGGCTCTGCTTATCTGGCGCGCACCGTACTTGATGCGCATTACACCCCCGCGCCTCTACGGCCGCCACTGGACTCCTTTTTCGGCCGACACTCAAAATCTCTAATTCCACCGGAAAATATTATCAATCGGAACTTCTTAGCTGCCTTTTCACCTGAATTTTAAATCATTGTTTACTGAATTCTCTTGAATCTGCTACGTAGAATTGCTTAATTTCTACTGAAATAGTGCAGCTGTTCAGCATAGATTTCATTCAATTGTTTTAACAAATCAGTCAGATTTGATTGTTCGCAAACACTGATTCAGAAAATAGGTTCTGTTCGTGATTCTAGGGTTTCGGTTTAAGCAATTGAGCTTCGCGAAGCTTCGGTTCAAACTGAATCTTCTGCAGTGGTATGatctatattttttgtttatgATAAGCTCTGGTTGATTCTTCTGGCATTTTCTCTGCTATTTGTCGATTCAGTGTGAGAGGATCATGGAATTTACGTATCTGTTGATGTAATTGGAGTATTTTTCTCTGTGCTATTTGTTGATTCTCGGGACTTGATCAATGGCTTCCATCCGAAGAACTCTATCACCGAATCACGAACGGCATTATCAGAATGGAAACCAATCTTCAGTTCAATCGCCATCTCATAAGCTCATTTTAAACGGGAAAAGCTCTTCGATGCTATATTCTCGGAAAAATTATATATCCATGAAGAAGTTGTTCTATAGGTGTTTGATATTTTTTTTGCTAGGGTTTATATTAGGTATGGCACCATTTGGTGATTTTGATGATGCGAGGAGCCGTGATTTTTCCTTTGAGATCAAGCCATCTGTAGTGAATGTTAAGGAGGAGATGAAAGATGTGGTCATCCCTAGACCTGATAATGTTGTGGTAAACTCAGTTAAATTACCTGGTAGTTTGGTGGATGAAGTGAAAGGGAAGTTTGATTATGTACCAAGGAAACTGTTGATTGTGGTGACTCCAACTTATAATAGGGCACTCCAAGCTTACTATCTTAATAGATTGAGCGAGGTGTTGAAGATCGTGAAGTCGCCTCTGTTGTGGATTGTGGTTGAGATGAATGCAGCATCTGCTGAGACTGCGGACATTTTGAGGAAGACTGGTGTTATGTACCGGCATCTAGTGTGTTCCAAGAACATGACGGATATAAAAGACCGCGGGGTGCATCAGAGGAATGTTGCTTTGGAGCATATTGAACATCATAGACTCAATGGAATTGTTTACTTCGCAGATGATGATAATATTTACTCCCTTGAGTTGTTTGAGAGCATTAGATCGATCAAGTAAGTTGAGATTGATCATACTTGTTTACATGACTTGTCTTTGTTTTGCCCTACTGTGAACATGCCATTTTACTGTAGTTCAAGATGATGTCATGTGCTTTATGTAGATATTTAAGTTTATCGATGTGGTGCATGGTCCGGAGCTATTTCCCATTTAATTATGACTTcactaacaaaaaaaaattcctgATATCCTTCTGGGTTTAGATTGTGTGATTTTTGGATCTCAATTGGCTTCATTATCATTTCAATTCTTCTTCAAAATGTCATTCCTTAGATTAAAAGCTGAGAAAATGACCGTCTTGTTAGTGTATGATGAAATCCCCTTCTTTTGGTAAATATAGTTTGTGTGAATCTGATAAGTGGACAGAAAAAGATATGTGCTTTGGATGATTAACTTTAGAAGGGCTTCAACTCTGGCATGCCCACCAAACGCAGCATCTTCATTATTAATGGAATTATGCTCCTGTTTTTTTTATAAGTTGCTCTTGTTCTTTCTTAATTGATGCCAAAGAAAAAGCTTGGCTTGGCAGATGTGCTTCAATCTTTTTTAGTAGAGAATATTAAGAGCTTTGGTTTATCATTGCAAAAACactcttccaacttaagattGCTTGCTCGATCCTTAACATAGATTAATTGATGTCACTTGTGATCCACTTTCTTCAGAGAAAATACTTGTGATGCCTTCATccactttctcttcttttcagGAAGTCTACAAGAAACATCTATCCTTCCCATCTTTATTCTGAGAGTCAAATTACATTCTTTACTGATGATTTCCCTcctttttgttgttattttgaaATGTAACATTCATACATTTTATCACCATAATTAGTATGGCATGCTTGCTATCGTAGTCAACATTCAGAGCTCTTATTAAAAATATACTGTATTTATTACTATAAAGTTCTCATTTGGAGGTGAATTTAACTTATTTTTCTCTCTACttaaccaaaaaaagaagaagcttatTTGTCTCTCCACTTAGTCAAGCTGTCTGTATAAGGAAAagtaattttaatatattttctagAACAATTTTCCATAAAATGGACGTAACTGGTTTTGGAGTTAACTCGTCTCCGCTTACAACCTTCCCTTCACCCAGctataaattttattaaagttAGGTATAGTCCCGCCTTGCCTCCTCTCCCGAACCTTACTAATAGTCGCCTTTTGCTAGGTCTTTCTGCTCCTTTATCATCTCTAATTGTGGTTTATGCACGTAAACATCCTTGAAAGGAGTTTTTAAATTGCCTAGCTAAAGGAGTTATTCTGAGCAAAAACTCAGCCTTGAGCAAAATTAAACTCCATTCTTTGTGTACCTACCATCTAATAAAGTAGGTTACGAATACTTCGAGTAACAGCTTCCTCTTGGACATCAGGAACTGCGTTACAAATACATCAGTTTAGTTTCTAAGTTTTCCTGCAAAGTACTCGAAGGTTGATTCGTAAATGGTAAACAGGTCTCTTGTTGAATATATCTCACAGGTGGCAGTAATTCTTCCCGACAAGCTCACAAAATTCTTCCAGGAACAATATAATTTCTGGAGGATAAGATGGTTGGTTCTTTGCCACCATTGACAAGTCTAATGAGTAGCAAATTGAGGTTTCCAGTTTTTATTGCTTTTTCCTCAAATCTTTGTTCAATCATCACATGTCCAAAGCAtgctgaccaaataggcaactccgaagcaagtggagtgcgccaacaccttccgctgagctgatagcctgctaggaagactgtcaacctgtctatcgggacctgcgggcatgaaaagcagcgtccctaggcaaaagggacgtcaacacgaataaagtaccgagtatgtaaggcaggaaagcataaataagaatagtaatgtaaagagagatagagaagatacaacttgtaacatctgagtgcctctgagggCGACTGACACGAAatgtatgatatatatatatacttttaaaaacatacgcctctgtgggcatcatcatcatcatcatatcgtacccggcctcgaagaggactcggtaaaaacgtacccggctatcataaggctcggtagaatcgtacccggccacgtggagatCGGTAAAACCTAACTGATTtatggttgcacaataggtgccgtac is a genomic window of Nicotiana tabacum cultivar K326 chromosome 16, ASM71507v2, whole genome shotgun sequence containing:
- the LOC107822511 gene encoding putative beta-1,4-xylosyltransferase IRX9H, with amino-acid sequence MASIRRTLSPNHERHYQNGNQSSVQSPSHKLILNGKSSSMLYSRKNYISMKKLFYRCLIFFLLGFILGMAPFGDFDDARSRDFSFEIKPSVVNVKEEMKDVVIPRPDNVVVNSVKLPGSLVDEVKGKFDYVPRKLLIVVTPTYNRALQAYYLNRLSEVLKIVKSPLLWIVVEMNAASAETADILRKTGVMYRHLVCSKNMTDIKDRGVHQRNVALEHIEHHRLNGIVYFADDDNIYSLELFESIRSINRFGTWPVAMLAQSKSKATLEGPVCNGSQVIGWHTNEKSKQLRRFHVDMSGFAFNSTILWDPKKWHRPTSDPIRQLDNVKEGFQETTFIEQIVEDESQMEGIPSGCSRVLNWHLHLEAHGLVYPRAWLLQKNLDAVFSTT